Part of the Kiritimatiellia bacterium genome, GTGCGCGGATTCGATCGAAAACTCCCCCTCAACCTCGATGCGGTTGCGAATGATCCGCACCCGCTCGTGACCGGAGCCCTTGTAGCCGTATGCGCCACCGGTGGTGCTCACAATGCGGTTGTTCGCAAACTCGGAATCCGAAACCCACCGGGTCCGGATCAGTCCACCATGGTAACCGTGGCGTTCGCGGCTGGCGTTCGTGAGCTCGCAGTCGCGCACCGCCACGCGCCGCGAAAGCTCAAACGCGAGTCCGCTCCAGCGGAAATCCCGCACCCGAACGTGCTCGATCTCGACGCCGAGCGATCGCGCACACCACACCGCACCCGCGATCAGACGCTCCGGCGTGGACGCGAGCTCGAGACCGCGCAACGCGACATTCGTGACCCCATCCAACACGATCAGAAATTCTTCAGGCGGGCCCAGCCCCGTGAGCTTCGGTGCGGTCGGCCAATCCGGCGACGCGATTAGCCGCGTTGCGTCCCGCCCCGCCCCCACCACCGCGACGTCCGAGCGCAGACGAACCGGCCGCAACACCACAAACTCGCCGGGGCCCACCTCGATGCGATGAGAACCGGCGGGCATCCGCTCGCACGCATAGGCGAGCGTCCGCCATGCGGCCGCGGGCGATCGGCCGTCGCGCGCAGCCTCGTCCACCCCTTCCACGGCGACATAGAACGTTTCCGCGTGGCCGGCGATCGTCACCACGCCCAATGCGACCACCTTCCAGCTGGCTCGGATGGCTGCCCGGCTGTTCATGGATCGACCTCTCTCGAATCACCTCTTGTAGCGCATTTTTCCCTCGGCGGAAATGCCGCCACCGACACACCCCGTCGGAAACACGATTCCGGTTGAGCCCACCGAACGAAGGGCGGAGCCTCTGTCAACATTCCTCTGCGGCTCGTCGTCCCGCGGATCCTGCGTATCTCCCATGCCACGGCGTGATCCGGAAGCTCGTTCAGACTTCCGCTCCCGCCGCTTCGCCCGCAGAACCCCGTGCGGTGGGAGGAGCCGGGGCGGCGGGGCAACCGGCGCGCCACCACTGCAGAGGGAAGGCCCGGCATTGCTCTGGGCGCGCGGGGTAGACCGCGCAGATGCGCCCATCCAGGAATACGCAGGCGCCGTCCGCGCGTTCGTTGAGCGCCAGCTGTGCGCGGTTTGGTGCCAGCTTGCAGAAACGCTCCACAAAGGTCGCCGGGTCCAGACGCAAATGCGCCGCCAGTCGGTCCACATCCAGCGCAGAAAGCCGCACCAGACCGGGCCAGCGACAACAGGCGCCGCAGCACTCACACGCAAACCCTACGGCGGAATTGCTCATCGCTGACGACCCTGAGGCGGCGCCGGTGGACC contains:
- a CDS encoding YkgJ family cysteine cluster protein, producing STGAASGSSAMSNSAVGFACECCGACCRWPGLVRLSALDVDRLAAHLRLDPATFVERFCKLAPNRAQLALNERADGACVFLDGRICAVYPARPEQCRAFPLQWWRAGCPAAPAPPTARGSAGEAAGAEV